The genomic DNA CATTAAACAAAAACATTGAAGCAACAGATGGCAGCAACAGAACCTGAGCATTTGAAAGCACATTCTGGCTTCACATGTACCATGTTTACAGCTTGAATGGGTTTCACATAACTTATCAACCTAGAAGTACAACTCAGCAACCCGATTCTGGAGGACTTATGAATGAAGCAGTGTGTTTGAACTTACATTAAATAGTCGGGCAGCTCCTCCGGTGAGGTACGAGTGACAGGTGTTTTAGCCCCCTCATGGTCTGGAGATAAAAAGAAGCAGAGAAAAAAAGGTTAATGTAATCTGCCAATGCAAACGTGATAAAACTCATATCATACCAAGGCTGATGGAGTCATTTATCACTACTACTGATACGAGACCTGCTACAGAAGTGCCCCAGATTGCGAGGCAGAGCAGCCTGCTGACTCGATGGACCGTGGGTCACCCAGCTGTTCCACAGTCAATCATCTACACACTAGCCAGGGAAAGGGATGGGTGGTGCTAACGGAAGCTACATACACAGCACCCTTTCCACTGGAAATGCTCTTCAGATCATTTATTTATTGTCACTCTGTTTAAAACCTACAGCAATTCACTGTGAGCCGTATATCTAGATAAGTCACCTAACCTATTGGGTACCGATCCCTTTGAAGATTCATAATACTGGAAAGTTTTTATGACAGTGTTTATGTATATGGAGAGTGTTTATTCGTATGTATACAAATACTGGGCAGTCTTTCCTGTAATCTTGTTGGCTCAAATACACTGATTAGGTGGTTCTTGTAAATTATTAAACTGCTCTGATTTCAAGGTGGTCATAGACCAGAGGTGCTGTAAATATATCCTTTGATGTCATTACAGTATCATTATCAACATGTTCTTTTCTGCTATCATTCCCGTCAACAAGGCCTCAAAATTATAAGATTTAGTTGAAAATTACATTGGGAATGAGATGGTGCTTTTCTTACCATTGACATTTTCCTGGTTCGGTTTCAGGTCGGGACTGTTCTCTATCCAGTCCTGTTTTAAGCGCTCCCGGTCCTTGTCTTTGTGCTTCTTGGACTTCTTCTTTTTGTGCTGGCCGTTGGCTAGCAGCTGGTCAGTGCAGATGGAGGACTCAGTCTGTAGAGCCTTGGGGCTTGGTACTGCTAGGACCGGCTCTGTCCTCTCCAGCTTGGGAATACTGGAGGAGCCACCCAGTTTATGCCGTGTGTAGAGACCATTAGGGCTTCCCTGGACGTGATTGTTGGTTCTCTCAAACTCTGTTTTGGTCTGTACACTGGTGTTGCCTGGACCAGATGAGCTAAGGACTCCAATGGGACCAAGGTGTCCATTGGAAGGGGACTGCAGGGGTAAACTGTGGTCTAATAGTCTTTGCTTCTTGGGGGTCTGACAATCAGATAGGTCTGAGGGCACTGGGCGTTTCTATGAGAAGGGGAAGAGAAGAGGTTTTACCTGTAATACTACTTAGCAAAGACCAACATACCCTACATGTGAAAGGAATGGCTCCGCTACATTAAAACGTCCTAACTGGCTCCTGAAAATGTCAGTGACTGAACTGCCTCCAGCACTCCCATAAATAAAAAGCAGATGCGACCAAACCAAGAAACTTTCCTCTCATTCCTCCTTTACTCAATCTTATTCTGCAGTAGGCCCAAGTCAAAAGGCATAACACTGATCCACTATTCAAACAGAAATCATTTAACCCTTGAAATTAATCTCTGCATTCTCTTTTATTTCTAATCAATCTCAAGCTTTTAAGAAAATAAACAATGAGTAAGGGCAGGATGTAGGAATTCTTTTAGAGTTAGGTAGGGGAGTATTTACCACAGAGGGAGTCTTGACCGGGCTGAGTTGTGACGGAGAATCCCCAGGGGTTTTGTGGAATGAATGGTTTGACTGGAAACTCTTCAACTGGCTACTGCTGCTCAGTGGCTGCAGTTTCCTGCAACATTAGAAGGGGAAGACATTTTTACTTTGCTATTATGTTTATGTTAGGGCAGATAACTCAAGCTTAACTTAATTTTTGGACagatttatttgtttttatacaacgggtgggtctaatcccgaatgctgattggttaaaaccgcattccagccggtgtctattccacaagttaccaccggctaaatctatgacgttaaaaggCCTATTtaaatccactgtctcatcagcctagacaggcaatttataaacttgatatccactataaaaagcatctagacattatcgcacatttattttagactaacatttagtttttgacagcggagatttgtataaaccttgctgtctgtctctccgacatttgcaacattgtttcaatattcaaattcgatctccagctgtcccatagtaatgttgaacgagtcgggatgagacagacaggcaggcagcttttctcagccagtcaaaatcacgaatcagcataatttttatggatatatacaaagaactatcaatagaaaacaggtcaaacgaaatgaagtgcagctagtttgcagtctttccagcttcagtttaaagtgattgtgttagctgtgttgttggctagctcctctgaacaacagtgtcctgagcAGAGATCACATTTTCTACGGCAGGCGAAAttgcgcatcattagctcattgttatggatgtatccaaataaatgtcactagaaaacagcttaaacaaatgcaaatgcagctactttgttgttattctggctgcactagtgtttgacatgactgtaagttagccgtagttggctagctagcaagcgagggataagaatgttgccagccagtatggcaatggaacacttagaacgaacgactgggtcgcgcccatagatacagaacataaagactgaacgactctggcaaccgaaccgatagaacagtcagtttgggtagcaaccctagatttgtgtcgggactttatcttgtggaaggattaaaTAGAATGaataaaaataacgtttttaatgaaaatacgtaaatcattattttaatatgttggtaacccattgtataaaagtgataatgcccgcgaagccggtgtttggaggatatattgccaCGGTTTTCCGGCCCTCGACAAACAACACCCgcgccaatatatcctccaaacaccgacttctctggcattatcacttaagtaaATAATGGTTCAAACTCCAACTGCATGGTTTACAGCGAAATGAGAGAGGTGGGGCCATGTTAACAGAGGAAAACATGACACAAAACAGGTAGAACCAGTTGGTTACTGTAACTTCAGGATCAAGGTACATCAATTACAAGCAAAGCCCACCTTGACGCCGCTGTTGACATGAATATTGCATAAGAACAAATAGACCACATTGTCAGACAGATGATGTTACACTCCCATTATCTACACTTGACCTCAGGGTGAAACTGACAAGTTTGTCAGCATGTTTCAAAGTGTTAAGCTGTCTGTAGTGTTTCTAGTTTACAGAACACAGATTACATCGACAAGAGGCAGGCACTAAGACAGAGCAGTGTCCAGTCACTTCAGTGAGGAGAACAATGGTGCCAGATGCAGGCTCTGTTAGGCCAAACACTCCTCTCTCAACTGGcaatctgtttcctccagctccTTCCTCACAGAAACCTCACTGGAATCAGAGTTCAATCATACCTCCCACAGGAGCCACATGACCTTTTCAACTACATGATCAATGGAATCTGATGGAAGCACCACTGACTTTCAGGACATTCCAGACATGAGACCCTCTGACAGACTAGGCTTCCAGCAATATGGTTACTTTCTGGGATAAACTATAGGGAAAGGCTCTGATCTCAAAAACCATTGGTCATACACTGATGAGCCACATCAACAGCTACCTTATCCTGTACATGCAGCAAAACAACCTGTCCACTCCCATTCAGAGCTCTCTTTTGAACATCTGAGTAGTGTAAACAGAAGGGAAACAATAAGCAGGCAGGAGGACCATCCAAAAAGCTTATGAAACACACCCCCTAACTGACCAGTGGCAGGAGAGGACACGTACTTAACGTGGGATGACGTCCACTCTCTCATTCTGAACAGCTCAGCCAGGCTACCTTCCTCTACAATAATGCTATTTGGCAACACCAAGCAGAGAATATTTCTCTCCCCACTTTGATGTGCCCATTAAGAAATTCATCTGTGCAGAGAAATAGTCATTTAGAGTCTCTCCTTTCACCATGATCACAGCGGCCTGCCACAGTAATCCAGTGGGCCTGCAGTCTCAATGCCAGCACGTTGTCAAAAAGCATCAGAGCACCCCGCTACTGAGGAGAGGTAATTATCCAATTACTGACGCTTACAAGGTTAAATGAAGATAAACTACAGACTAGGGGACTCTCCGCCATGACACCAACATCATGTTGATACAGGTAAATATTTAAATATTCAGTGGTGAAAATGTGAAGGAGAATATGATGGTAGAGAAGACAGGTGAGTAGAAGTACAAGCCACACCCACCTGGCCAGGAGCCTATGGATGAGAGGCTTCTCTTCCTCTAGGTAACCGGGCCAATCCTTCTGGACGTGCCTGTAGAACTCATCCTTCAGAGTAAAGCTGTGGTCTTTGGGGTTCAGTTTAGCAACCTGCAAATCAATGACAACACATTTGAACCCTCTGTCCCTGTAGCATTAGATACACTTTTGACCCCGGTTAAAAGAAAGGCTCAACTGGCAGGCTGTCAAAGTTCAATAATACATTGTTCACCATTAAAGTAATTGATAGTAAACACAGCAGTTACACTAGCACTGTGCCCAATTAGTCACAAATGCAGTACCAAATCTAGTCTACCCAGAGTGCCTCTGTGACAGACAACATCCATTTGTCAGAGCAGTCCTGGCCTGGCTGGAGACACCCCACCCTCCCCTGTCGAAACACTGTCTTCTCCTCCAGACATAATTAAAGCACAGCTCTAATTACAGCTACCAGTAGAGGCAGTGGCAGCAGCGACACAGTCTCCCCTTGTATGACTGCACTGGGACTTCCAAACATACCCAGAACAGGAAATACGCCTCAAATATACCTACTGAGATCACTTAGCTGCTCAACATTTGGTTGTAAAAGCAGCCATTAGCATTAGCTTCTGAGTGGCTGTAGAGAGCAAGCGATGGAGACAGAGCGGCTACTCTACAGTGTTTCCATTAGGAACCCCTGGAGGGATTTAGAATTGCACTTTTAAAGACCCTGTCCTTTCTATCAACGTGAAAGTTGTTGTGATGTTTTAAAATGTTTCATTTACCAAAATAGATTGTTTATTCATTTCAAATGCATTACAATTGGAATACAATATGCAAAAGTTGTACATTATTAAGTTATATCTCCACTTAGTGAAACCAGCGCCTACCATGTACATGCATCTGCAGCCTAGTGCCGGAGTACAATTTTAGTGTTGTGTCGTGTTGTGTTCTACAGGTCTCACCTCATCCAGTACTGTTCCCAGGTCAGTCTTGTCCTTGGGActggccctctccctctccagccaCAACAGCAGCTCAGGCTTCCTGTAGGGCTTTAAGGCCAGGACGTGGATGATGCGGTCTCTCAGGGGCCTAAGGGCCACTGGGCTGGGGGCCCCGCTCCTTTTGTTGCTGGGGGAGTGCTTGTTGCTGCCGCTGTCCATGCCTGACGACAGGCCCTGCTTCCTCTGGATCTTCACACATTTACCTGACAGAAAAAGGGAGATGCACAGAGAGGCGCCATTTGATGAGAAAAATGTTACATACAAACTATATTTTCGTTATAAAAGCTACCTTGTTACACCTCTAAGCTACTGTTACCAAGTGAAAAGCAGTGGTTTTGTGCTCGTCAGTTAGTGAAAGTTTCAGCGATTACCACAATTATGACTTGGATAATCTAAAAACTCTCGTAGAAGCAGTACACTGGAAATGTGACGAGAGGAGATGGAGGTATTATGCTTGTTCTAACAGCCTCTGAACAGGATTCAAAATACACTGACACTTCTCTGAATAGCCCAGCAACTCAACACTTGGCCAATCCTCAGACCAGTTATGCAAAAAAGTTATAATGTGACTAGGGCCGGAAGCAAAACTTTGTCTTGACAGATGATGTCAGTTATATACACAGTATGCAAACACTGcacacaggaatggcaccttgtGTCCCTAGTAGGAAATAGCGTTTTAACAAACATATTTAGCCAGATCTCAAACAGCCTCctgtacacatacacacttaaGTGTTGGTACGCAGCACCAGGCTTGGAGTGCAGTGAAAGGGTTGACAGTGAGGTTAGCCGGTTCCTGTGCAAACAGAGGAACATGGAAACTAAAGCACCTCGCTCACTCACACACAGTGACCATTTTCCCTGTTGCAGCACTAATTCACCTGGCTCCAAGCCAGCAGGACATGGTGGTGCTTATACTGTATGTAGATGTATCTCCAAACCTAATCTCATTAAACATTTAAGATCTACTTTCAAGGTTGCTATAGGACAAAAAGCACAGCCTCTACATggaagtacagtcgtggtcaaaagttttgagaatgacacaagtattggtcttcacaaagtttgctgcttcagtgtttttagatatttttgtcagatgttactatggtatactgaagtataattacaagcattccataagtgtcaaaggcttttattgacaattacattaagtttatgcaaagagtcaatattcgcagtgttgacccttctttttcaagacctttgcaatccgccctggcatgctgtcaattaacttctgggccacatcctgactgatggcagcccattcttgcataatcaatgcttggagtttgtcagaatgtgtgggtttttgtttgtccacccgccttttgaggattgaccacaagttctcaatgggattaaagtctggggagtttcctggccatggacccaaaatgttgatgttttgttccccgagccacttagttatcactttttccttatggcaaggtgctccatcatgctggaaaaggcattgttt from Coregonus clupeaformis isolate EN_2021a chromosome 11, ASM2061545v1, whole genome shotgun sequence includes the following:
- the LOC121576599 gene encoding RNA polymerase II elongation factor ELL2-like, which gives rise to MAALRQEHRYGLSCAKINKKAHNKTLFHVKLTDTAIRTLEAYQNLKGSLPNQPSICFKGSQGYIKIPAPSPEAPDALRVFSFYLSSDGKDKPQASFDCIHHHVSGEGREHLEGQGSIQDKITVCATDDSYQMTRERMSQVEKDIMSRSAIEIKPGSTHGKCVKIQRKQGLSSGMDSGSNKHSPSNKRSGAPSPVALRPLRDRIIHVLALKPYRKPELLLWLERERASPKDKTDLGTVLDEVAKLNPKDHSFTLKDEFYRHVQKDWPGYLEEEKPLIHRLLARKLQPLSSSSQLKSFQSNHSFHKTPGDSPSQLSPVKTPSVKRPVPSDLSDCQTPKKQRLLDHSLPLQSPSNGHLGPIGVLSSSGPGNTSVQTKTEFERTNNHVQGSPNGLYTRHKLGGSSSIPKLERTEPVLAVPSPKALQTESSICTDQLLANGQHKKKKSKKHKDKDRERLKQDWIENSPDLKPNQENVNDHEGAKTPVTRTSPEELPDYLIKYNTITASEQRQQYKQDFCAEYDEYRALHDRIGTITEMFVQLGSKINTLSPGTQEYKLMEEQILQKYRKYKKKFPGYREEKKRCEYLHQKLSHIKGLILDYDRTQAPS